In one window of Mercurialis annua linkage group LG4, ddMerAnnu1.2, whole genome shotgun sequence DNA:
- the LOC126678480 gene encoding protein FAR1-RELATED SEQUENCE 5-like, with protein MTSSEDIRVEELEKRLLNGFVNSEEEAYKLYCDYAHAMGFSVRKAKQYYFTGSRKIRSKKYVCWKEGVKDEKESNHGNASHERLNSRTDCSAMVWFTIDKDGVYRVTKFVKDHNHEMAKHDERHLLRSARSVSKASGGVLESMINARIPLVNAFEYMVDESGGRENIGFIKKDAYNYVHELRASKIEAGDCQSLLTYFKNKTNEDGFFYWDSQLDNEGRMANFFWRDSRSKIDFDYFGDVVSFDTTYRTNKYNLICAPFVGVNHHWQTIMFGCAFLSGETEITFEWLFKTFLESMGNKQPKTIFTNQDQAMSNAIKNAFPESRHRLCQWHIAKKTPTYLGALNSSRTFQNSFHRCMSECETEEEFEVTWWKMINEHDAQEHSWLKDYV; from the exons ATGACAAGTTCTGAAGATATACGTGTAGAGGAATTAGAGAAAAGATTATTGAATGGATTTGTAAACAGTGAGGAGGAGGCTTATAAATTATATTGTGATTATGCCCATGCAATGGGATTTAGTGTTCGAAAAGCAAAACAATATTATTTCACAGGTTCTAGAAAAATTAGATCGAAAAAGTATGTTTGTTGGAAGGAAGGAGTTAAGGATGAAAAAGAGAGCAACCATGGTAATGCTTCACATGAGAGGTTGAACAGTAGAACTGATTGCAGTGCAATGGTTTGGTTTACTATTGATAAAGATGGTGTATATAGAGTGACAAAATTTGTAAAGGATCATAATCATGAAATGGCCAAACATGATGAAAGGCATTTGCTTAGGTCTGCACGATCTGTATCTAAGGCTAGTGGAGGTGTTTTAGAGTCAATGATAAATGCTAGAATTCCACTCGTTAATGCATTTGAATATATGGTTGATGAAAGCGGCGGCAGAGAAAATATTGGCTTTATTAAAAAGGATGCTTATAATTATGTCCATGAGTTACGAGCATCCAAAATTGAAGCCGGTGACTGTCAAAGTTTACTTACTTATTTTAAGAATAAGACTAATGAGGATGGATTTTTTTATTGGGACTCTCAACTTGATAATGAAGGTCGAATGGCAAATTTTTTTTGGAGGGACAGTCGGTCGAAAATAGATTTCGATTACTTTGGAGATGTTGTTTCTTTTGATACAACTTATCGAACAAACAAGTATAATCTGATATGTGCTCCATTCGTTGGTGTAAATCATCACTGGCAAACAATAATGTTCGGATGCGCATTCTTATCCGGGGAGACAGAGATAACGTTTGAGTGGTTATTCAAGACCTTTTTAGAATCAATGGGAAATAAACAACCAAAAACGATATTCACTAATCAAGATCAAGCAATGTCTAATGCAATTAAGAATGCCTTTCCTGAATCACGTCATCGCTTGTGTCAATGGCATATAGCAAAGAAAACTCCTACATATTTGGGTGCTCTTAACTCAAGCCGCACTTTTCAAAATTCTTTTCATAGATGTATGTCAGAGTGTGAAACTGAAGAAGAGTTTGAAGTAACTTGGTGGAAGATGATAAATGAACATGATGCACAAGAGCATAGCTGGTTAAAAG attatgtgtag
- the LOC126678016 gene encoding leucine-rich repeat receptor-like protein kinase PXC1: MKPKPNSLFFLFSFLLFPFSFSSNDTHSLTLFRLQTDAHGSLLTNWTGISACSSAGHSWAGVKCSASGRVIFLSLPSHSLRGPISSLSLLDQLRVLDLHDNRLNGSVLSITNCTNLRLLYLNGNDFSDEIPPEISSLKRLVRLDLSDNNIHGVIPNGLTNLTRLLTLRLQNNELSGEIPDLSNSLPILKELNFSNNELSGRLPDNLFKKFGESSFSGNEGICGSSSPLPECSLTGGNVPADSSSSQTVPSNPSSIPQTPLLTTQDKTKSHKGLSHGAIAAIVIANCVALLVLTSFLVAYFCGRERSGSSKVGSERRKSTASSYGGSEKKYSNGNDSDGTNATDKSRLVFFDRRQQFQLEDLLRASAEMLGKGNLGSVYKAVLDDGCVVAVKRLKDANPCGRKEFEQYMDVIGKLKHQNIVRFRAYYYAKEEKLLVYDYLPNGSLHSLLHGNRGPGRIPLDWTTRISLVLGASRGLVKIHEEYNASKIPHGNVKSSNVLLDKNGVACISDFGLSLLLNPVHAIARMGGYKAPEQAEIKRLSQKADVYSFGVLLLEVLTGKEPSQYPGSTRPRVEEEEPVVDLPKWVRSVVKEEWTAEVFDQELLRYKNIEEELVSMLHVGLACVVSQPEKRPTMAEVVKMIEDIRVEQSPLGEDYDESRNSLSPSLPTTEDGLAGY; encoded by the exons ATGAAACCAAAGCCAAATtctctcttctttctcttctcttttcttctttttcctttctctttttcCTCCAATGACACTCACTCTCTCACTCTCTTCCGCCTCCAAACCGACGCCCACGGCTCTCTCCTCACCAACTGGACCGGCATATCCGCCTGTTCTTCCGCCGGCCACTCTTGGGCCGGCGTCAAATGCTCCGCTTCCGGCCGGGTCATCTTCCTTTCTCTCCCTTCCCACTCCCTTCGCGGACCTATCTCTTCACTCTCTCTTCTTGATCAGCTTCGTGTTCTTGATCTTCATGATAACCGTTTAAACGGCTCCGTTTTGTCCATCACTAACTGCACCAATCTTAGACTTCTGTACCTCAATGGTAACGATTTCTCCGATGAAATACCGCCGGAGATTTCGTCACTCAAGAGGCTGGTAAGATTGGATTTATCAGACAACAATATTCACGGCGTGATTCCTAACGGTTTGACCAATCTGACACGGCTGTTAACTCTCAGGTTACAGAACAATGAACTCTCCGGCGAAATTCCAGATCTTTCAAACTCACTTCCAAtactaaaagaattaaatttctcaaataaTGAACTGTCCGGCAGGCTACCGGATAATCTTTTCAAAAAATTCGGTGAGAGTAGCTTTTCCGGTAACGAAGGAATATGTGGGTCTTCAAGTCCATTGCCGGAATGTTCTTTAACCGGCGGAAATGTACCAGCTGATTCGTCGTCGTCACAAACAGTACCTTCTAACCCAAGCTCAATACCACAAACGCCGTTACTTACAACTCAAGACAAAACAAAGTCGCACAAAGGATTAAGTCACGGCGCTATAGCGGCAATTGTGATAGCAAACTGTGTTGCTCTGTTAGTTTTAACTTCATTTTTAGTCGCATATTTTTGCGGTAGAGAGAGAAGCGGAAGCTCTAAAGTTGGCAGTGAGAGAAGGAAGAGCACCGCCAGTAGCTACGGCGGAAGTGAGAAGAAATATAGTAACGGTAACGATAGTGACGGAACTAATGCGACGGATAAGAGTAGACTGGTGTTCTTTGATCGGAGACAGCAGTTTCAGCTGGAGGATTTGCTGCGGGCGTCGGCGGAGATGCTTGGGAAAGGGAATTTGGGGAGTGTTTATAAGGCGGTGCTGGACGACGGATGTGTGGTGGCGGTGAAGAGGTTGAAGGATGCGAATCCTTGTGGGAGGAAGGAGTTTGAGCAGTATATGGATGTAATTGGGAAGCTTAAGCATCAGAATATTGTGAGATTTAGAGCTTATTATTATGCTAAAGAAGAGAAGCTTCTTGTTTATGATTATCTTCCTAATGGAAGTCTCCATTCACTTCTTCATG GGAATAGGGGTCCAGGAAGAATTCCTCTGGATTGGACTACAAGGATCAGTTTGGTTTTAGGAGCTTCGCGAGGATTAGTGAAGATTCATGAAGAGTACAATGCATCAAAAATTCCTCATGGAAATGTGAAGTCGTCTAATGTACTTCTCGACAAGAATGGAGTTGCTTGCATTTCTGATTTCGGGTTGTCCCTTCTTTTGAACCCGGTTCATGCCATAGCAAGAATGGGAGGATACAAAGCGCCAGAGCAGGCAGAAATCAAGAGACTTTCTCAGAAGGCAGATGTGTACAGTTTTGGAGTATTGTTGCTGGAAGTTCTTACCGGAAAAGAACCGTCACAGTACCCGGGATCTACGCGTCCTCGGGTCGAAGAGGAGGAACCGGTGGTGGATCTTCCTAAGTGGGTGAGATCAGTTGTGAAGGAAGAATGGACCGCAGAAGTGTTTGATCAAGAACTTTTGAGGTACAAGAATATTGAGGAGGAACTTGTGTCCATGCTTCATGTTGGGTTAGCTTGCGTTGTTTCCCAACCCGAGAAAAGGCCTACAATGGCAGAGGTCGTGAAAATGATTGAGGATATTAGAGTCGAGCAGTCTCCTCTCGGAGAAGATTATGATGAATCTCGTAATTCGCTTTCGCCTTCACTTCCCACCACTGAAGATGGATTGGCTGGGTATTGA